In Oncorhynchus masou masou isolate Uvic2021 chromosome 28, UVic_Omas_1.1, whole genome shotgun sequence, the DNA window GGTTGAATGTAAACCCACGTTATTTATAAGATCAATACTCTACATACCGAATTCTAATATTTATGGATGTTATCTCTAACTATGAAACTGTTTTAGTCCTAGGAATGTCTCCTTAGGACCTGCCACATAGTTGACATATCAGTCTCCAGATTCCATAAATTCTTAAAACTGATAACTGAATGGGTTTCTAAGACATTCCACCTTGAAAGTATACACATTTCCTGAGTATAATGTAAATATGCAATATTATGCTAAACTAAATTTAGACCACTTCAATTTATATTTATCCCCTGTCTCGGCACAATAGTGCAAAAAGATGGATAATTCACGTACAATTTCTACTTCACATGTAGATTCACTCATTATAAATCTAAGGAATTAAATGAATTGTTTCCACTTGCCCTACTGGTGTCCTCTGCTGTTTACTGTTGATCATAGGAATCCTTTCACTGCTATTGTTGACACTGTCTTTGTTTGTCCTTCAGGAAATCCCTGAAACTGAATATTAATTGTTGCTAAGAGACCAAActacaacagaaaacacacttgAGGAAATTTTTAtgagtttagagagagagagagagagagagagagagagagagagagagagagagagagagagagatcaagccTTATCCTGTTTATTGAGTAGTTGTTGTAAACTACATAACCAAAAatttgtggacacctgctcattgaacatttaattccaaaatgatgggcattaatatggagttggtcgaccctttactgctataacaggctttccactagatgttggaacattgctgcagggacttcccTTCGCTGggagatttcccttcactggaacttagGCGCCTAGgccgaacaatgaaaaacagctccagaacgtttttcctcatccaccaaactttacagttggcactatgcattcgagcaagtagcgttctcctggcatccaccaaacccagatccgtccgtcagactgccagatggtaaagcgtgattcatcacttcagagaacgtgtttccactgctccagagtccaatggtggcgagctttaccacctctccagctgacacttggcattgtgcatggtggtcttaggcttgtgtgctgctgctcagccatgaaaacctgtttcatgaagctcccaatgaacagttcttgAGCTGTCGTTGCTTCCGGAGGCAGTTTGGTACTCGGTAGTGAGTTTTTAATTggggacagattttttttctttcagcactcggcggtccatgtgagcttgtgtggctgagctgttgttgctcctagacgtttccacttcacaataacagcacttgcagttgaccaaggcagctctagcaggatagaaatttgacgaactgacttgttggaaaggtggcatcctacaaGTGTGACGGTGCCTCAAttgaagtcactgagctcttcagtaaggccattctactgccaatgtttgtctatggagattggatgactgtgtgctagattttatacacctgtcagcaacgggtgtggctgaaatagctgaatccactcatttgtatatatttgtatattagtgtatttatgtgtgagagagagtctcTCAGTCACACATAAACACAGTGTCTGAGGGGTTTACATGAGTGTCATGGGAATGGATCTGACGTCAGATGTCTTCCGTACATTCAGGTGGCTGTCGGTTGGAGCCTGGAAGTGCTGAGGAGAGCAGCTCTTCAGGCCCCTAATCAGCCCTCTCTCCCTGGGCCTCCATCCTGCACTTCCCTCTTCCTCACAATAATAACTGTCCCTGTCATTATTCAATGTTTCCTCATGTGAACCCTTCATAAAGAATGCTTATGAAAATATGCGTTGGTGAATCTGAGTGGGGTTGGTGGAGAGTGGGAACTTGTGATGTGTTTTAATTTTAGCATGGAGCTCTGCCTGTCTGGCCCTATGCCCTGCCACAATGCTTGACGAGTCAATAGTTTGCACTGGGTTAGCCCAGTCAAGTTGGGGCAGAGTGGGATAAACATTTTCATATCTGGATAAACATTTGGCAGCCAGAGGCATACGATTTGGGAGATGTGTAATATTTTTTGGCATATTTTTAGAGCCTTTGTGagatgttttaaaatgaaacaggAAGTTTGGAAGTTTATGCCCCTGGCGCCATTTCCCTCCCAACGCCCGGGGACGAGAAATACACAGGGCCAGAGATAAAACTGTATGTCAACAGCCTGGCTTCTGCCAACGGCTGGACAAGCAAGAACAGCCTCTCAGTCCACTTCAGTTTGTTGATATAACTAATAAATATTCCAGATCATTTGTAGCCAGTCATCCATCATAATAGAAATTCAAAAGAAACTTGTTCTTTATAAACAAATCTGTTGAAATGTTGCATAATTTGGTGCACCACACATTTGAATCTGTTACAAGTAGCATTCACATTAGAGTATTTTCTGTTAattactacaacaacaacaaaaatgtaaagGTTCTTTTAGATATATTTATAAAACATATTTGGTTGGCAAACCACTCTTTTATCAATAAGAGTGCATTTTGACAACAACAGAACAAACCATATGAATAATAATGCTAAACATGTCATGTTTAAAACGTGTAACGTAATTTCCATACATCTAAATAGTAACAATAGGTTGGGGGGAAAAAATATCATTTCAATAAATACATTTGGGAGTTGAAATGCTGTACACGCTAAAGCCTCTCAAGTGTTCAGGACCCCTATAGGCTACCCCACTGGGGATCATTCTACTCCAGGGGCTCTGGCTGGCATGTGGACGGGCCAAAGTACTGTTCAAACTCACTGGGGTCCAGATCATAGAGCATGTCCAGCTGAACCTGCTCCAGGTAGAACTCCAGAGAGGGGCCAGTAGGGGGGCACAGCTGGGGGCCCGAGGCCCTGAAGTCCCCTGGCTCCCTGTGAGACATAGCACAGGCTGGGTTGGGGGGCCCACACTGCTGCAGCCCATGCTGGGTAGAGTAGTACGGATGAGGCTCTGCTGGGTATGCCTCAGTGTTAGAGTACATTAGAGGCTTGTTAGAGAATGTGGCTGCTGGATTTGTGTAAATTAACCTGTCTGGGAAGGTCTCCCTGGGAAGATGGGAAAAGTATGCCTGGGAGGATGGGTAGGTGGCTGGATGTGGGTAGGCTTGCCGCTGATGGGACTGGTTCTGGATGAGGTAGTTGAGGTCATAAGGCGTGGTAAAGTCTTTACtgcagagggtggagagagggacagtggcCTCCACAGGCAGGGGCCCTTTGGGGCCCTTCTTCAGCTGCTTCTTCCTGCGAGGCCGGTACTTGTAGTTGGGATGGTCAATGGTGTGCTGTACTCTCAGGCGCTCTGCCTCCTGCATGTAAGGCCGCTTCTCTGCCAGAGACATGGCCTTCCAGGTCTTACCTGCAGCAAAACAATCATGTCAGTTATCAGTATATAATTGTTGAAATATGAATAGTCTCGTCATAGTTTTAATTTAAATGGGAATTATTTGAATGAAACTTACCGAGAATTTTGCTGAGGTCGGTATTCTCCAGGTCAGGGTTGAGTTGGGCCAAGCGTCTGCGTTCCTCCTTGGTCCAGATAATGAAGGCGTTCAGCGGCCTTCTGACCCGCGTCTCTGCGGATGATTTCGGCTCAGGACTGGCGCAGCTGGAGTCAGAGTTGACCGAGATAGGACTGGTTGGGCCAGAGCCGGGGGACTTCGCCTCGGACATCAGCTCACTCTGGGAAGACTCACAGCAGAACTTGTCGCTTTCAAACATGGCTTTCGTTGGGCACAGTTCGAAATGTGTGGAGATCGGATCAAAGTACATGGTTACTATCTTTTTAACCTTTGACGTTCCTCTCCTACTCCAGTATTGATGGTGACCGGCTATATGCGCTCCTTCCACCAATGGGAGCCCAGGAGGAGTGGATTTAAGGTGTGAAATCCAGGTGTTTTCTCAAGTCATTGATAGTCCTTGATGCCTCAATCTATCATCAGTCATTCATCAGTCATGAAACCGAAATTGACATTTAATGTTAAATCAAAAGAATACACGTAAGCCTATTATTTATTTTCGACAAAAATAAATTTCTAATATCCCTTTTAAAATGTTTCGTGATAAATGCTGTCATGGCTCGCTGCAATGACTGACTGTTCGATTGCATCACGACAATCTTGGCAAAGTTGACATAGGCCTAGATGTCTTCACAGGCTGTTAATAAGGTATTCATTGCAGATTTACTTTTTAGGAATCTGGCAAATTACTATTCCTAAAATGAATCGGATGACTACTTTATTCCCCCTTTGATATatctttctgtttttttttattgagGCATTACCTTTTCCTGTGTGTGATAATCAAAACGAGATAAATTGGTCGTCACTCTAACATTAAAGTTATGTGGCAGTACTTTAGTTATTCATTAAAAGACCACGGGCCACGTGCAAATTGCCCTCTCCTCTTATCAGGTCCACTGTCTCTATCAAAGCACATTTTACAGGACGGTAACAAACATGATCAAGGCAGCTCTATTATAAGATTAAGGCGCACAAATGTTTACCACCAACAAAAGAGGTATATCAACTTTTGAAAAGGCCGCATTACAAGCTCACCTTTGTGTGTGACAATGGTCTATTTCAAGTCGATTCATCAGTAGGTCTATAATAAAATAAATGGGCTATTGAGCTAATGCCATCTTGGACATGCTGTGGGTGTTCATGGGTTAACACAAAGACATATCCATTATGTAATATATCCAGTAATACATATGTAAGAAAAATATGTAGCCTATTTTAAACAGGCCTTTTTGATAGCTTGGCGTGCATGGTCGTGTTGCTTTTGCCCTGTCAGGTTTTTCGGAGTGATAAGATTTGCACAGGAAGTCCTAAAAGGTCAGGAAGGAAAATCTATTGGAGTTGTGTGGTACAAGGGACAGTGTAACCCCCCAGAGAGCTAGGGCGAGCTTGTTTTCATATAAACATGTTTCATTTGTACAACTCCTGAGATTGTTCATGAACTCACAAACTTCGATGTCAAAATAACCTCAGCGAGTCAACAAACCCTGGCTGTGAAGCGCAGCCTTTGAGTTCAGTCAGTATATTCCTGTTGATTTTCAATTTGCATGACTAGTCTAAAAAAGTCTTAACATTACATCATTCCTCTCGGTTTCATCTGATAATCCCACTCTATTTTCTTTGATTACACATCTGATTATACATCCCATCAACTTCAACAATGGAGGCTAGGGTCATTACAAGCAGTTTATGTCGATGTGGAATCAAGACTACATAGAGGAACGCCCGTCATCCATTCTGGCCTGTACCTGCAACGTTTTCTTTGTGGCTAGACGACTTGCTGTCATGTCTTCAGCCTCGGCTGTTAGGATGTCAAAACGGCATATAATGGGTCTTATTGTGAGAATACACACGACAGTGTGCTTCATTAATTTCGGCCTCCACCTGCACTGTTTTGTAGCGACAGACCAATTGCTGTTATGTAGTCCATGTCTTTAGGCCCCGTAAAAAAAAAGGTAATGGATGTTGACACCTTGGTCAAACAGAGTCAGTTCTGATGTTGTTGCCTCCGTTAATTCAATAACAGGAGGGAGGTCAGGGTTTCTTTTTCATTTAGATCCTCCTCTTTTAGACCGTTTAAAGTAGACTCTTCAAAGTAGAGAGATCGGTCTGAGAGTCGGCACAACGAAACTTTGGGCCCCGAGGTGTATGTTTGTGAATTGATACAATCTATGCTTGCTTATTAGACCGTCTAATGGTAACAGAACGAAGTAATCGAATTGAAGTGAAGTACTCCAATTGAAGCATAGGCTAGCCACACTAAATGTGGCTGAGTAGGCTATAGCCCTATTTGTTTAAATTGCTCTAGGCCTAGTAAAATATGTTAATGAGGTTTATATTTTCATGATCTCTCACAGGGTCCGTTGATTGCGCGCTTTGACATTGCATACGAAACTAATCACATTAAGTTATATTGCCCAATGGAAATTTCAAAGGATTTTTTCAAATTCATTTTcgttattgtttattagtttacaaACGAATGAGTTAAAGACATACATTTTGTAGGAATATAGCCCATTTTCATATACTTTATTAGATGTCCACACGATCGAGTTACACGACACAAGGAGTACTTAAGTGAAAGCAAGTATTATTAGCATAATAAAGccaataaaaacatatttttttgtatACCCACAAAATGTATTACACTGTTTTTCAGGGACTGTAAGAATTAGGGTTGGAATCCACATCCGAGTGTTAGAAAGCACACAGACAGCTGCCGTGAGAAAAGCGCTAATGGATTTAATTAATTCGCTTGAACGACTCAGCATGAATACAATAATGTTAGTTTCGGTTGACGTTTCTGTAAATTGGGCAAATATTGAAGAATTTAGTAATATCTTGACATTGAAAGTAGCTCATCTTATTTCCCACATAATTATATTATCTatttacagttgatgtcggaagtttacatacacttacgctggagtcattacaactcgtttttcaaccactccacaaattacttgttaattaacaaactatagttttggcaagtcggttaggacatctactttgtgcatgacgcaagtcatttttcccaacaattgtttacagaccaattatttcacttataattcactgtatcacaattccagtgggtcagaagttgacatacactaagttgactgtgctcttaaactgcttggaaaactcctgaaaatgatgtcatggctctagaagcttctgataggctgat includes these proteins:
- the sox32 gene encoding SRY-box transcription factor 32; the protein is MYFDPISTHFELCPTKAMFESDKFCCESSQSELMSEAKSPGSGPTSPISVNSDSSCASPEPKSSAETRVRRPLNAFIIWTKEERRRLAQLNPDLENTDLSKILGKTWKAMSLAEKRPYMQEAERLRVQHTIDHPNYKYRPRRKKQLKKGPKGPLPVEATVPLSTLCSKDFTTPYDLNYLIQNQSHQRQAYPHPATYPSSQAYFSHLPRETFPDRLIYTNPAATFSNKPLMYSNTEAYPAEPHPYYSTQHGLQQCGPPNPACAMSHREPGDFRASGPQLCPPTGPSLEFYLEQVQLDMLYDLDPSEFEQYFGPSTCQPEPLE